A stretch of Candidatus Thermoplasmatota archaeon DNA encodes these proteins:
- a CDS encoding RNA-binding domain-containing protein: MEEPPGRARAPRALPFQRASVHVFGHATERIEKVEEALRAVVGPAPVRQRRVTGHHGNPIQHLEAELSGGDLRRTMEALRERHGPKLAAEADARLSDDLWFYVRFDKQRAAQGEIVVAQVDDAIRLRAKVKTFPANRASALLALGDYFGGQI, encoded by the coding sequence ATGGAGGAACCCCCGGGGCGCGCCCGCGCGCCCCGCGCGCTTCCTTTTCAGCGTGCCAGCGTCCACGTCTTTGGGCACGCGACCGAGCGCATCGAGAAGGTCGAGGAGGCGCTGCGCGCCGTCGTGGGCCCCGCGCCCGTGCGCCAGCGGCGCGTCACGGGCCACCACGGCAATCCGATCCAGCATTTGGAGGCGGAACTTTCCGGCGGCGACCTCCGCCGCACGATGGAGGCGCTCCGCGAACGCCACGGGCCGAAGCTTGCGGCCGAGGCCGACGCGCGCCTCTCCGACGACCTGTGGTTCTACGTGCGCTTCGACAAGCAGCGCGCCGCGCAGGGCGAGATCGTCGTCGCGCAGGTGGACGACGCGATCCGCTTGCGGGCCAAGGTGAAGACGTTCCCCGCCAACCGGGCAAGCGCCCTCTTGGCCCTCGGCGACTACTTCGGGGGACAAATATAA
- a CDS encoding 50S ribosomal protein L15e: MSKSAYAFMSELWDRPRDGPLEDLVKSRLIAWRREAVVARVERPTRIDRARSLGYKAKQGFVIARTRVRRGSLRKRRHQRARKPANVGVRKITMGKSIQRIAEERVARKFPNLEVLNSYWVGEDGKHKFYEVILVDPSHPVIQSDPKLQWLQDPANRKRVTRGKTSAGQKGRGLMYKGKGAEKVRPSLRAHGRQAK; the protein is encoded by the coding sequence GTGTCGAAGTCCGCGTACGCATTCATGAGCGAGCTGTGGGATCGTCCCCGCGACGGCCCCCTCGAGGACCTTGTCAAGAGCCGCCTCATCGCCTGGCGCCGCGAGGCCGTCGTGGCCCGCGTCGAGCGCCCCACGCGCATCGACCGCGCGCGCTCGCTTGGCTACAAGGCCAAGCAGGGCTTCGTGATCGCCCGCACGCGCGTTCGCCGCGGCTCGCTGCGCAAGCGCCGTCACCAGCGCGCGCGCAAGCCGGCCAACGTCGGTGTCCGCAAGATCACGATGGGCAAGTCCATCCAGCGCATCGCCGAGGAGCGCGTCGCGCGGAAGTTCCCCAACCTCGAAGTCCTCAACTCGTACTGGGTCGGCGAGGACGGCAAGCACAAGTTCTACGAGGTCATCCTCGTGGATCCGTCGCACCCGGTCATCCAGTCCGATCCCAAGCTGCAGTGGCTCCAGGACCCGGCCAACCGCAAGCGCGTCACGCGCGGCAAGACCTCGGCCGGCCAGAAGGGCCGTGGCCTCATGTACAAGGGCAAGGGCGCGGAGAAGGTCCGCCCGAGCCTGCGAGCGCACGGCCGGCAGGCAAAGTAG
- a CDS encoding helix-turn-helix domain-containing protein, which yields MRVRHVAPMACLVLLVTTGCAGATTVGFEAEAGLRGARASIVLADASHEAAAPLEIPAVEPVEASLTAPAVVLEPLSLRPFEPAFEILAALAAVELPRVRVPARDPVDPERFFTPADPCGSDPLCPANFLRQARAWTGAAGALWDHLAPLLPRPAAEALPPRPVEEADDVSDCLARTSYFIDAGRWTRCGLDNARAAADNYHERVPRPQLAAPPIQRETSVRIEPPPVGGVEIRVGTGPIALPEPPAPLGAPVRLEGEVRLPEPGVDPGASPEGTHAPSLDRAQPRPDEDAPARLPGAPSLAPGFANVRATAPAPELPAPRAATGRSEAIDPSRVTPERASPLSLALAAALALPLLAIALYSRIARDRMLAQPLRGRLYDRVRAAPGTTAAALAREFSVDLTTARYHLVRLEREGLLRSQLAGRSIYWFPPEARVDVAAADATSAETARRIARLVGERPGSTTTEIARTAGLRVDLTHYHLHRMARAGLVARSEGKRRAAWVLSGGQDVSCAIAQ from the coding sequence GTGCGCGTGCGCCACGTGGCGCCCATGGCGTGCCTTGTGCTTCTCGTGACGACGGGATGCGCCGGCGCGACGACCGTGGGCTTCGAAGCGGAGGCAGGCCTTCGAGGAGCCCGAGCGTCGATCGTGCTGGCCGACGCCTCGCACGAAGCCGCGGCGCCGCTTGAGATTCCCGCCGTCGAGCCCGTGGAGGCGAGCCTCACGGCCCCTGCCGTCGTCCTGGAGCCGTTGTCCTTGCGTCCCTTCGAGCCGGCCTTCGAGATCCTCGCTGCGCTTGCCGCCGTCGAGCTTCCCCGCGTGCGCGTTCCCGCGCGCGACCCCGTCGATCCGGAACGCTTCTTCACGCCCGCCGACCCGTGCGGATCGGATCCGCTCTGCCCGGCGAACTTCCTCCGGCAGGCTCGCGCATGGACTGGCGCCGCCGGCGCGCTGTGGGACCACCTGGCTCCGCTTCTCCCGCGCCCGGCGGCCGAGGCGCTCCCCCCGCGTCCCGTCGAGGAGGCCGACGATGTCTCCGACTGCCTTGCCCGCACGTCGTACTTCATCGACGCGGGACGATGGACCCGGTGCGGCCTCGACAACGCGCGCGCGGCCGCTGACAACTACCACGAACGCGTGCCGCGCCCGCAACTCGCCGCGCCTCCGATCCAACGCGAGACCTCCGTCCGCATCGAGCCGCCCCCCGTCGGAGGCGTGGAGATCCGCGTCGGCACCGGCCCAATCGCGTTGCCGGAGCCGCCCGCCCCGCTGGGCGCACCCGTGCGCCTTGAAGGCGAGGTCCGGTTGCCGGAACCCGGCGTCGATCCCGGCGCGTCTCCCGAGGGAACGCACGCCCCCTCGCTCGACCGAGCGCAGCCCCGGCCCGACGAGGACGCCCCCGCGCGCCTGCCCGGGGCTCCGTCGCTTGCCCCCGGTTTTGCAAACGTCCGCGCGACGGCGCCGGCCCCCGAGCTTCCCGCGCCCCGCGCGGCGACGGGAAGATCCGAGGCGATCGACCCCTCGCGCGTGACGCCCGAGCGCGCGTCGCCCCTGTCGCTTGCGCTCGCCGCCGCGCTTGCGCTCCCGCTGCTTGCGATCGCGCTCTACAGCCGCATCGCCCGCGACCGCATGCTGGCACAGCCCCTGCGCGGGCGCCTCTACGACCGCGTGCGCGCCGCGCCCGGAACGACGGCCGCAGCCCTTGCCCGCGAGTTTTCCGTCGACCTCACGACCGCGCGGTACCACCTCGTCCGCTTGGAGCGCGAAGGGCTCCTGCGCTCGCAGCTTGCCGGCCGCTCGATCTACTGGTTCCCGCCCGAGGCGCGCGTGGACGTCGCGGCGGCCGACGCGACCTCCGCCGAGACGGCGCGCCGCATCGCGCGCCTCGTGGGCGAGCGGCCGGGAAGCACGACGACGGAGATCGCGCGCACGGCCGGCCTTCGCGTGGACCTCACGCACTACCACCTGCACCGCATGGCGCGCGCAGGCCTCGTCGCGCGGTCGGAGGGAAAGCGGCGGGCCGCGTGGGTCCTTTCCGGCGGCCAGGACGTTTCCTGCGCAATTGCGCAGTAA
- a CDS encoding helix-turn-helix domain-containing protein, which produces MRTWCTIVLGVLVAALTGAPAFAAYSYESIEPRLEDNGDGSITILLGTNARRDDVPRDAESRGVSFSAPDPVEADVHVSDEIRPPRPTSSVVTGVRVSVDGASDGRPRLRIECGQVGVLTVSCRARAGIPAPVPADVPPAAPADDSPATPIHGDQLAPSTGSANAPHVDAPSASPASPPPPARETLFPREVHPVVASQPPTRAALPEIPAAVLAGLLALPLLAYALYSRIRPGKELDHSLRARIYAAVGSREGVTAAALGEELQAHLTTVLYHLRRLEARGYVRRVPGAGAGFWTLPDRAPDVVRLSAVRVPLARRIEAAVRERPGAGCAQIARSVAAPFDSVYYHLHRLESAGLVRRASGGDGRAHWHPAPSAFE; this is translated from the coding sequence GTGCGGACCTGGTGCACGATCGTTCTAGGCGTCCTCGTCGCCGCGCTCACGGGCGCGCCGGCGTTTGCCGCGTACTCCTACGAATCCATCGAACCGCGTCTTGAGGACAACGGCGACGGCTCGATCACGATCCTCTTGGGAACGAACGCCCGCCGCGACGACGTGCCTCGCGACGCCGAATCGCGCGGCGTCTCCTTTTCCGCGCCCGACCCCGTGGAGGCGGACGTCCACGTGAGCGACGAGATCCGGCCGCCGCGGCCCACCTCCTCGGTCGTGACGGGCGTTCGGGTTTCCGTCGATGGAGCCTCCGACGGCCGCCCGCGCCTGCGGATCGAGTGCGGCCAGGTCGGCGTCCTCACGGTCTCGTGCCGCGCGCGGGCGGGAATCCCCGCGCCCGTTCCGGCGGACGTCCCGCCCGCCGCGCCCGCGGACGACAGCCCCGCGACGCCCATCCACGGCGACCAACTCGCGCCCTCCACCGGCTCGGCAAACGCGCCCCACGTCGACGCGCCCTCCGCCTCGCCGGCGTCCCCGCCCCCACCGGCGCGCGAAACGCTTTTCCCGCGTGAGGTCCACCCCGTGGTCGCCTCGCAACCGCCGACGCGCGCCGCCTTGCCCGAGATTCCCGCGGCCGTGCTCGCGGGTCTGCTGGCCCTCCCGCTTCTCGCCTACGCGCTCTACTCGCGCATCCGCCCCGGCAAGGAGCTCGACCATTCGCTGCGCGCCCGCATCTACGCGGCCGTCGGCTCGCGCGAAGGGGTCACCGCGGCGGCCCTCGGAGAGGAGCTGCAGGCGCACCTCACGACCGTGCTCTACCACCTGCGGCGCCTGGAGGCCCGCGGGTACGTTCGCCGCGTTCCCGGCGCCGGCGCGGGCTTCTGGACGCTTCCCGACCGCGCGCCAGACGTGGTCCGTCTCTCGGCCGTGCGCGTCCCCTTGGCCCGGCGGATCGAGGCCGCCGTCCGCGAACGGCCCGGCGCCGGCTGCGCGCAGATCGCCCGAAGCGTGGCCGCGCCGTTCGACTCCGTGTACTACCACTTGCACCGCCTCGAATCGGCGGGCCTCGTGCGCCGAGCGTCCGGCGGCGACGGCCGGGCGCACTGGCACCCCGCGCCTAGCGCTTTCGAATGA
- a CDS encoding CBS domain-containing protein, which produces MAKPLVRDYMTTEVVTIHPSLTIREAIDRIVQEGHVGLPVAEGKVLVGFLTPKELLRNAHRPDARVSDIIAKGTIVAHPDMDLEDAARILFRMGVRELPVVDDDGHMVGIVSTTDVIRSHIERVTPTKMEKLRDTIESLYNIRVSVDRQRVPIANLLPTQKQIYADELEGRKRELKRGLAEPILIILKRPQPILVDGHHRVVAAQRLGLHELDAYVLRVEAEIELGLERNAHASGLHSLADIQINDFGQHPLVEVTTRLLNREKDREPGARNA; this is translated from the coding sequence GTGGCAAAGCCGCTCGTCCGGGACTACATGACGACGGAGGTCGTCACGATCCATCCGAGCCTCACCATCCGCGAGGCCATCGACCGCATCGTGCAGGAGGGACACGTGGGCCTTCCCGTGGCCGAGGGCAAGGTCCTCGTGGGCTTCCTCACGCCCAAGGAGCTCCTGCGGAACGCGCACCGGCCCGACGCGCGCGTGAGCGACATCATCGCCAAGGGCACGATCGTGGCGCACCCCGACATGGATCTCGAGGACGCCGCGCGAATCCTCTTCCGCATGGGCGTGCGCGAGCTTCCCGTCGTGGACGACGACGGCCACATGGTCGGCATCGTCAGCACGACGGACGTCATCCGAAGCCACATCGAGCGCGTGACGCCCACGAAGATGGAGAAGCTGCGCGACACGATCGAGAGCCTGTACAACATCCGCGTCTCCGTCGATCGCCAGCGCGTCCCCATCGCAAACCTCCTGCCCACGCAAAAGCAGATCTACGCCGACGAGCTCGAGGGCCGAAAGCGCGAGCTCAAGCGCGGCCTTGCCGAGCCCATCCTCATCATCCTGAAGCGGCCCCAGCCCATCCTCGTCGACGGGCACCACCGCGTGGTCGCCGCGCAACGCTTGGGCCTCCACGAGCTCGACGCGTACGTGCTGCGCGTGGAGGCGGAGATCGAGCTTGGCCTTGAGCGCAACGCCCACGCAAGCGGCCTGCACTCGCTTGCCGACATCCAGATCAACGACTTCGGACAGCACCCGCTCGTCGAGGTCACGACGCGCCTTCTCAACCGGGAGAAGGACCGCGAGCCGGGCGCGCGCAACGCGTAG
- a CDS encoding penicillin acylase family protein, with protein sequence MRFSLAPLALLALLAPALAGCLAPAEPPSRAAAELSCEAFVDPPPTPQASPRPPPRLPSFPAPSSSFSRNEFGVPLIEAESTAHAWFVAGYAMAQDRLWQLEWKRRAADGTLSEVYGESQLGADLLTRTRMPTSAQRAGLLAALAPDVRLSLEAHVAGINRWIEDVRADPSRLPGEFVATGLSPRPWTADDAVLVLSQGADSGNETANARLYFRLLDLFGRQGAVDRLGDLVPSTSLHAPPSIPPRELRYAPVASPPGPFPAQLSLLERARPFFDASASVTFTPRAGLSAYSLVDVPQPFAPREGSNAVAVSGAHTVSGAPLLLGGPQVGYETPAVYWEAEIRFPDATWNAFVKPGEPPLLRGRYGTGAFVQTTGYGDQLDLVVLRLDPGDPERYLYGDDLRPFVLRQETFAVADRWTTARTAANGLLAPPALAPPRVETFAVRQSHLGPVVAWDPTLGVALVEHATTRGGELSGALVTLREDLPARSADPRSLFDLVDAQSARITGGNSIAAFADGTIALWHNARVPARPPTYDPRLPRPGDPETEWTKVWAPSCLPKVANPRQGYVVNWNNNPAEGWSNMDRRPWLWGDSHRWTALDGAVREAIAQGPLDAARLNALYEDVSMADAFADAVLPRLLLLASPGTPATAQVADWLSLGLPIRDEDDDGRVDHPGLAAYETWREILQERIFGDELGPHARVPSWGKDLSGSNNDDHGTSAYSESVLLALLRGDLAHGWWDDVATPERETAADVVAASLADLDARLAERFGPSPEDWRRPMARIHYTPRGLGPELSMPQQNRGSINYIADFGDGSMRTVVPPGQSGHVALADALGGRFGRHVSDQLDPYVRFDYKPASAR encoded by the coding sequence GTGCGCTTCTCCCTCGCGCCTCTGGCGCTGCTTGCGCTTCTTGCGCCCGCGCTCGCCGGATGCCTTGCGCCCGCCGAGCCGCCCTCGCGCGCGGCGGCGGAGCTCTCGTGCGAGGCGTTCGTCGACCCGCCGCCGACGCCGCAAGCCTCGCCGCGTCCTCCGCCCCGGCTTCCGTCGTTCCCCGCTCCGTCCTCGTCGTTCTCCCGCAACGAGTTCGGGGTACCGCTCATCGAGGCGGAATCGACCGCGCACGCCTGGTTCGTCGCCGGCTACGCGATGGCGCAGGACCGCCTGTGGCAGCTCGAATGGAAGCGACGCGCGGCCGACGGCACCCTCTCCGAGGTGTACGGCGAATCGCAGCTTGGCGCCGACCTCCTCACGCGCACGCGCATGCCCACCTCCGCGCAGCGCGCGGGGCTTCTGGCCGCGCTTGCGCCCGACGTCCGCCTCTCGCTCGAGGCGCACGTGGCGGGCATCAACCGCTGGATCGAGGACGTCCGCGCCGATCCTTCCCGGCTGCCCGGCGAGTTCGTCGCAACCGGCCTCTCGCCGCGCCCGTGGACGGCCGACGACGCCGTGCTCGTCCTCTCGCAAGGCGCCGACTCGGGAAACGAAACGGCGAACGCGCGCCTGTATTTCCGCCTGCTCGACCTCTTCGGCCGGCAGGGCGCCGTCGATCGGCTTGGCGATCTCGTGCCCAGCACGAGCCTCCACGCACCGCCGTCCATTCCACCCCGGGAACTGCGCTACGCGCCCGTCGCCTCGCCGCCGGGGCCGTTTCCCGCGCAGCTTTCGCTCCTCGAACGCGCGCGTCCGTTCTTCGACGCGTCCGCCTCCGTGACGTTCACCCCGCGCGCCGGCCTAAGCGCGTATTCGCTCGTGGACGTCCCGCAGCCGTTCGCCCCGCGCGAAGGCTCGAACGCCGTGGCCGTGTCGGGCGCCCACACGGTCTCGGGCGCGCCGCTGCTGCTGGGCGGCCCGCAGGTGGGCTACGAGACGCCCGCCGTGTACTGGGAGGCCGAGATCCGCTTCCCGGACGCGACCTGGAACGCGTTCGTGAAGCCCGGCGAGCCGCCGCTGCTTCGCGGCCGTTACGGAACCGGCGCGTTCGTGCAGACGACAGGCTACGGGGACCAGCTTGACCTCGTGGTGCTACGTCTCGACCCGGGCGATCCCGAACGCTACCTCTACGGCGACGACCTGCGGCCGTTTGTCCTTCGGCAGGAGACCTTCGCCGTCGCCGACCGGTGGACCACCGCTCGCACCGCCGCGAACGGCCTGCTTGCGCCGCCCGCGCTTGCGCCGCCCCGCGTCGAGACCTTCGCCGTGCGCCAGAGCCACCTCGGACCCGTCGTCGCGTGGGATCCGACGCTTGGCGTCGCGCTCGTCGAGCACGCGACCACGCGGGGCGGCGAGCTCTCGGGCGCGCTCGTGACGCTGCGCGAGGACCTTCCCGCGCGCTCGGCCGATCCGCGATCGCTCTTCGATCTCGTCGACGCGCAGTCCGCCCGGATCACGGGCGGAAACTCGATCGCAGCGTTTGCCGACGGCACGATCGCGCTGTGGCACAACGCCCGCGTGCCCGCGCGCCCGCCCACGTACGACCCGCGCCTTCCGCGGCCCGGCGACCCCGAGACGGAGTGGACGAAGGTCTGGGCGCCCTCGTGCCTCCCCAAGGTGGCCAACCCGCGCCAAGGGTACGTCGTCAACTGGAACAACAACCCCGCGGAGGGCTGGTCCAACATGGACCGCCGGCCGTGGCTTTGGGGCGACAGCCACCGATGGACCGCGCTCGACGGGGCCGTGCGCGAGGCCATCGCGCAAGGCCCCCTCGACGCCGCGCGGCTCAACGCCCTGTACGAGGACGTCTCGATGGCCGACGCCTTCGCCGACGCGGTGCTGCCGCGGCTCCTCTTGCTCGCCTCGCCCGGAACGCCCGCGACCGCCCAGGTCGCCGATTGGCTTTCCTTGGGCCTCCCCATCCGCGACGAGGACGACGACGGCCGGGTGGACCATCCCGGCCTTGCGGCCTACGAGACGTGGCGCGAGATCCTCCAGGAACGCATCTTCGGCGACGAGCTTGGGCCGCACGCTCGCGTGCCCTCGTGGGGAAAGGACCTTTCCGGCTCCAACAACGACGACCACGGAACGAGCGCGTACTCGGAGTCGGTCCTCTTGGCGCTCCTGCGCGGCGACCTCGCGCACGGTTGGTGGGACGACGTCGCCACGCCCGAACGCGAGACGGCCGCCGACGTCGTCGCCGCAAGCCTCGCCGACCTCGACGCGCGCCTGGCCGAGCGTTTCGGACCCTCGCCGGAGGACTGGCGGCGGCCCATGGCCCGCATCCACTACACGCCGCGCGGGTTGGGCCCAGAGCTCTCCATGCCGCAGCAGAACCGCGGCAGCATCAACTACATCGCCGACTTCGGAGACGGCTCCATGCGCACGGTCGTGCCGCCGGGGCAAAGCGGCCACGTCGCTCTGGCCGACGCGCTTGGCGGCCGCTTCGGGCGCCACGTGAGCGACCAGCTCGACCCCTACGTTCGGTTCGACTACAAGCCGGCGTCGGCGCGCTGA
- a CDS encoding RNA repair domain-containing protein, translating to MGRRDPRAGGRAGGGPLSENAIRDLLNRHKWESRDLDRVVVTYRHRGAPGDEAQVRGSDVLDVGPSFLALRGGTMIPYHRVLRVQVGDSVAFQRADAGL from the coding sequence GTGGGTCGACGAGATCCGCGCGCCGGCGGCCGCGCCGGAGGCGGGCCCCTGAGCGAGAACGCCATCCGGGACCTGCTCAATCGCCACAAATGGGAATCCCGCGATCTCGACCGCGTCGTCGTCACGTATCGCCACCGCGGGGCGCCCGGCGACGAGGCGCAAGTGCGCGGAAGCGACGTCCTCGACGTGGGCCCGTCGTTCCTCGCGCTCCGGGGCGGCACGATGATCCCGTACCATCGCGTGCTGCGCGTGCAGGTGGGCGATTCGGTCGCGTTTCAGCGCGCCGACGCCGGCTTGTAG
- a CDS encoding STAS/SEC14 domain-containing protein: MSHATFLDEDGRIVVVVRGDQIAAGIREMGRQVKALAEAAGSPASARILVDLSLVGQADADARRAGSQLLHTIAFGRAGLFGAKPIPRHFTNLMLLAARMTDRIRLFETREEARRWVDEIRAPAAAPEAGP; the protein is encoded by the coding sequence GTGAGCCACGCGACGTTCCTCGATGAGGACGGGCGCATCGTCGTGGTCGTTCGAGGCGATCAGATCGCCGCGGGCATCCGCGAGATGGGCCGGCAGGTGAAGGCGCTCGCGGAGGCCGCGGGATCGCCCGCCTCGGCGCGCATCCTCGTCGACCTTTCGCTCGTCGGGCAGGCCGACGCCGACGCCCGCCGCGCCGGATCGCAGCTCCTGCACACGATCGCGTTTGGACGCGCGGGGCTCTTTGGCGCAAAGCCGATCCCGCGCCACTTCACGAACCTCATGCTGCTGGCGGCCCGCATGACCGACCGCATCCGGCTGTTCGAGACGCGGGAGGAGGCGCGGCGGTGGGTCGACGAGATCCGCGCGCCGGCGGCCGCGCCGGAGGCGGGCCCCTGA
- a CDS encoding radical SAM protein: MTPSTARSVERIHGDSLAVGPLAQGCKQCARGEKLVLYVTGVCHWKCFYCPVSAARRNKDQLYANERRIDPAAPDAVARVVDEARLIGAHGTGITGGDPMYAPERVVAYCRALKDAFGPRHHVHLYTQVDFDPAWLAKLKDAGLDEIRFHPPEEHWSDMDAGHHARLVPAARKAGLVVGVEIPILPPMHEETMALLRWCAENGVRFVNVNELEFSETNARKLLARGFDYASDDTNKVAGAEAAARRILLESVGLRMPVHYCSSPFKDRIQLAQRFRRRAERVKRPHEIVTEEGTLLRGVVECPDPRALRESLRDDFDVPADLAVVRKDRLEVAPWVLEKIAKRIPHPCFLSEVHPTDEEVEVERTPLNRARSRPVP; the protein is encoded by the coding sequence TTGACCCCCTCCACGGCCCGATCCGTCGAGCGCATCCACGGCGATTCGCTTGCCGTGGGGCCCCTTGCCCAAGGGTGCAAGCAGTGCGCGCGCGGAGAGAAGCTCGTCCTCTACGTCACGGGCGTCTGCCACTGGAAGTGCTTCTACTGCCCCGTGTCCGCCGCACGGCGCAACAAGGACCAGCTCTACGCGAACGAGCGGCGGATCGACCCCGCCGCGCCCGACGCCGTGGCGCGCGTCGTCGACGAAGCCCGCCTCATCGGCGCGCACGGCACGGGCATCACCGGCGGCGATCCCATGTACGCCCCCGAGCGCGTCGTCGCGTACTGCCGCGCGCTCAAGGATGCCTTCGGCCCGCGCCACCACGTGCACCTCTACACGCAGGTCGACTTCGACCCCGCGTGGCTTGCAAAGCTCAAGGACGCCGGCCTCGACGAGATCCGATTCCATCCCCCCGAGGAGCACTGGAGCGACATGGACGCGGGCCACCACGCGCGCCTCGTCCCCGCCGCGCGCAAGGCCGGCCTTGTCGTCGGCGTCGAGATTCCGATCCTGCCGCCCATGCACGAGGAGACGATGGCGCTTCTCCGGTGGTGCGCGGAAAACGGCGTGCGCTTTGTGAACGTGAACGAGCTCGAGTTCAGCGAGACAAACGCGCGAAAGCTTCTCGCCCGCGGCTTCGACTACGCCTCCGACGACACGAACAAGGTCGCCGGCGCCGAGGCGGCCGCGCGGCGGATCCTCCTCGAATCCGTCGGGCTTCGCATGCCCGTCCACTACTGCTCCTCGCCCTTCAAGGACCGCATCCAGCTCGCCCAGCGCTTCCGCCGCCGCGCCGAGCGCGTGAAGCGCCCGCACGAGATCGTGACCGAGGAGGGGACGCTCCTCCGCGGCGTCGTCGAATGCCCCGACCCCCGCGCGCTGCGGGAGTCGCTGCGCGACGACTTCGACGTTCCGGCCGACCTTGCAGTCGTCCGCAAGGATCGGCTCGAAGTCGCCCCCTGGGTGCTGGAGAAGATCGCCAAACGGATTCCGCACCCGTGCTTCCTGTCGGAGGTCCACCCCACCGACGAGGAGGTCGAGGTCGAGCGCACGCCGCTCAACCGGGCCCGCTCGCGGCCCGTTCCGTGA
- a CDS encoding alanine--glyoxylate aminotransferase family protein: protein MPFDPEDNLFLLAGPIRMHPRVLRAMERPAINHRAPEFAAVARELHDLLQYAFDTQNPVLALTGSGTLGMEAAIQSLVDKQDKVVAVANGNFGERMAGLADLYGTCTTVKAAWGQPVDLAAVESALRGGAKAVVLTHNETSTGFTNPLREIARLAHDHGALVIADCITSIGGIPVPVDAWGVDVAITGSQKCIGAPPGLAFVSLSPEAERALKPKKSYYLSLSRYLEKWRKEGQSPFTPATHLYFACVEGLRLLKEQGREARFSQVAATARATRAGAQALGLSLFAHEAHRSDTVSAIRYPSGVEDAKFRGALKEKRGVVVSGGQGPVKGSIFRIGHMGTVGKNEIAAAFAAVAATLNEQGFKCDAGAAAQAVSQA, encoded by the coding sequence ATGCCCTTTGACCCCGAGGACAACCTGTTCCTGCTGGCCGGCCCCATCCGCATGCACCCGCGGGTCCTGCGCGCCATGGAGCGGCCCGCCATCAACCACCGCGCGCCCGAGTTTGCCGCCGTGGCGCGCGAGCTCCACGACCTCCTCCAGTACGCCTTCGACACGCAAAACCCCGTCCTTGCGCTCACGGGATCGGGCACGCTTGGGATGGAGGCGGCGATCCAAAGCCTCGTCGACAAGCAGGACAAGGTCGTCGCCGTGGCCAACGGCAACTTCGGCGAGCGCATGGCCGGCCTGGCCGACCTCTACGGAACGTGCACGACCGTGAAGGCCGCGTGGGGCCAGCCGGTGGATCTTGCCGCCGTCGAATCCGCGCTGCGCGGCGGCGCGAAGGCCGTCGTGCTCACGCACAACGAGACGTCCACGGGCTTCACGAACCCGCTGCGCGAGATCGCGCGCCTCGCGCACGACCACGGCGCGCTCGTGATCGCCGACTGCATCACGAGCATCGGCGGCATCCCCGTGCCCGTGGACGCGTGGGGCGTGGACGTGGCGATCACGGGAAGCCAGAAGTGCATCGGCGCTCCGCCGGGCCTTGCCTTCGTGAGCCTCTCGCCGGAGGCCGAGCGCGCGCTCAAGCCCAAGAAGTCGTACTATCTGTCGCTCTCGCGGTACCTCGAGAAGTGGCGCAAGGAGGGCCAGTCGCCCTTCACGCCCGCCACCCACCTGTACTTTGCTTGCGTGGAGGGCCTGCGGTTGCTCAAGGAGCAGGGGCGCGAGGCGCGCTTTTCGCAGGTGGCCGCGACGGCGCGGGCGACCCGCGCGGGCGCGCAGGCGCTGGGTCTCTCGCTCTTTGCGCACGAGGCCCACCGTTCGGACACCGTCTCCGCCATCCGGTACCCGTCGGGCGTGGAGGACGCGAAGTTCCGCGGCGCGCTCAAGGAGAAGCGCGGGGTCGTCGTTTCGGGCGGCCAAGGACCCGTCAAGGGCTCGATCTTCCGCATCGGCCACATGGGCACGGTGGGCAAAAACGAGATCGCCGCCGCCTTCGCGGCCGTCGCGGCCACGCTCAACGAGCAGGGCTTCAAGTGCGACGCCGGCGCGGCGGCGCAGGCCGTCTCGCAAGCGTAG